A stretch of DNA from Pirellulales bacterium:
TTCGGGCTGGGGCTGTACATCGGAATGCGGCATGACGCCGAACGGTTCCGCTGCGAGTAGGCCAAATTCACCGGCGCTTCGTAACCCGGCACCAGTCGCTTGTAGCTGTTGGTCGTTGGGTTGGAAAACGCCAGAATCGACGGGGCGTGCTTGAGCAAGCCCCCGATGCCGAACATGGCCGTCTCGCTGAGTCCCGCATAACCGCTACCGGCGAACAGCGGGTTGCCGCCTTTCCACAGCGAAATGTGGGTGTGCATGCCGGAGCCATTGTCCGCGAACAGCGGCTTAGGCATGAACGTGACGGTTTTGTTGTACTTTTTGGCGACGTTCTTGATGATGTATTTGTAAATCATCACCTGATCGCCCATCCGCACCAACTCTTGGAACCGCATGTCGATTTCGCTTTGTCCGGCCGTCGCCACTTCGTGGTGCTGCGCCTCGATGTCGATGCCGCAATCGATCATCGTCTGCATCATCTCGTTGCGGATGTTCATCAAGGCATCGGCCGGCGGCACCGGAAAATAACCTTCCTTGTAGCGGATTTTGTAGCCTAAGTTTGGTCCCTCATCACGGCCGCGGTTCCATTCCCCTTCCACGCTGTCCACGTGGTAGTACCCTTCGTGCTGATTGAAGTCGTAACGCACGTCGTCGAATATGAAAAACTCCGCTTCCGGACCAATGAAGCACGTGTCGGCAATTCCGGTGCTTTTTAAGTAATTCACGGCCTTACGGGCCACATTCCGCGGGTCGCGCGAATAATCTTCGCGGGTAATCGGGTCTTGAATGTTGCACACCATCACCAGCGTGGGGATAGTGGTGAACGGGTCGATAAATGCCGTCTCCGGCTGGGGCACCACGAGCATGTCGCTTTCGTTAATGGCCTGCCAACCGCGGATACTGGAGCCGTCGAAGCCCAACCCGTTTTCAAACACGTCTTCATCCAGCTTGTTGACCGGCACGGTGAAGTGCTGCCACAGGCCCGGGAAGTCCATGAACCGTAAGTCCACCGCCTTGACATCCTTTTCGCGGCACAATGCCAACACTTCTTTTGGCTTCACAGCAAATCCCCTTTCAAAAAAACCAGAAGGTAAAGTTTGAGATCAATGTTCTAGATAGCTAGGCCGACCAATGGAACCGCTGCACTGGATCCATGACAACCGCTAACTCCCCAGCCAGCGGCAAAAGAACTTTTTTGGATTCACCTCTATTAGCAATCACAATGCCAGAGCACGGAGCAGGCGCGCAGAAACAACATGATAGCGCCTAATTGCCTACTTGCAACGGGGTTGGGCTGAAATAACCGGCCGCGCAAGGGAGGGGAATAAATCGAAGAATGCCGACGATTTAAGCAACGATAGATCAAATCTCAGGCAAAATGCACGATAATCATGGCGCTTGCGTCGAGCGAACGTTAATTATCCATAAGCATTTCTGCGCCGTGTTTGTGCGTTGCCATTTGTGACTTAAGGCCCCTGGGCTTTCGTCCCCCAAAAATGCGCGGCCGAAGCGGTTGCTTTCCTGGCATTGCGGCATGACGTTTGCCCATACCGCGGCAGATCAGTGTGCATCGCCTTACAGAGTCATGGACGCCACTCTGTGTATCTAACCCGAACTGCCAAAATTCCAAAGGATGGAATTTCTTGGCAAGCGTCTCTGATTTTGTAAGGAGTTCTTCGTGAGTACGAGCTTTTCCCCCACACTT
This window harbors:
- the glnA gene encoding type I glutamate--ammonia ligase gives rise to the protein MKPKEVLALCREKDVKAVDLRFMDFPGLWQHFTVPVNKLDEDVFENGLGFDGSSIRGWQAINESDMLVVPQPETAFIDPFTTIPTLVMVCNIQDPITREDYSRDPRNVARKAVNYLKSTGIADTCFIGPEAEFFIFDDVRYDFNQHEGYYHVDSVEGEWNRGRDEGPNLGYKIRYKEGYFPVPPADALMNIRNEMMQTMIDCGIDIEAQHHEVATAGQSEIDMRFQELVRMGDQVMIYKYIIKNVAKKYNKTVTFMPKPLFADNGSGMHTHISLWKGGNPLFAGSGYAGLSETAMFGIGGLLKHAPSILAFSNPTTNSYKRLVPGYEAPVNLAYSQRNRSASCRIPMYSPSPKAKRVEFRCPDPSCNPYLAFAAMLMAVIDGIQNKLNPGQPLDKDIYDLSPEELAEVPKTPGSLEEALSALKHDNAFLLRGDVFTKDVIDTWVSYKMDKEVDAMRLRPHPYEFCLYYDM